From a region of the Terriglobales bacterium genome:
- a CDS encoding dihydrodipicolinate synthase family protein, with the protein MLLHGIFPPLTTPFYPDGKVYFRKLEANVERYSKTPVAGLVVLGSTGEAILLSDDEQREVLRAAREAAAPEKVLVAGTGSESAVETLRLTEYAATLGYDAAMVRTPHYYKAQMKPENMLAFYRTVADRSPLPVIIYNFPPNTGYDIPAEVVIALAEHPNLIGIKESGGDINKVKAMVAGTRHVQRSVAVTEVFEAVTGRMRAAPAAVGANIVPASALGAVAVAAPPAGLKTRTKEVGFQVMVGSAHLLHSMLEAGAVGAILAFADCAPTACFEIYTAWKENDLDLAREKQERIARASLRVVGELGVPGLKHALDFNGYYGGPPRLPLLAPTAEVKAEIERLLECIRN; encoded by the coding sequence ATGTTGCTCCACGGCATCTTCCCGCCCCTCACCACGCCGTTCTACCCGGACGGCAAGGTGTACTTCCGCAAACTCGAAGCCAACGTCGAACGCTACTCGAAGACGCCGGTGGCGGGACTGGTAGTACTGGGCTCGACCGGAGAGGCCATCCTGCTCTCCGACGACGAGCAGCGCGAGGTGCTGCGCGCGGCCCGAGAGGCTGCGGCGCCGGAGAAGGTGCTGGTGGCGGGTACGGGGAGCGAATCGGCCGTCGAGACCCTGCGGCTCACCGAATACGCCGCCACGCTCGGCTACGACGCGGCCATGGTGCGCACGCCCCACTACTACAAGGCGCAGATGAAGCCGGAGAACATGCTGGCCTTCTACCGCACCGTCGCCGATCGCTCACCGCTCCCGGTCATCATCTACAACTTCCCGCCCAACACGGGCTACGACATCCCAGCAGAAGTGGTGATCGCCCTGGCCGAGCATCCCAACCTCATCGGCATCAAGGAGTCGGGCGGAGACATCAACAAGGTGAAGGCCATGGTCGCGGGCACGCGCCACGTGCAGCGGTCGGTTGCCGTCACCGAGGTCTTCGAGGCGGTCACCGGACGCATGAGGGCAGCGCCTGCCGCCGTAGGCGCCAATATAGTCCCCGCCAGCGCGCTCGGAGCGGTCGCCGTCGCCGCGCCGCCAGCAGGGCTCAAGACGCGCACCAAGGAGGTCGGCTTCCAGGTGATGGTGGGCTCGGCGCACCTGCTGCACTCCATGCTGGAGGCGGGCGCTGTGGGTGCCATCCTGGCGTTTGCCGACTGCGCCCCCACCGCCTGCTTCGAGATCTACACCGCGTGGAAGGAGAACGACCTGGACCTGGCGCGGGAGAAGCAGGAGCGCATCGCCCGCGCCTCGCTGCGGGTAGTGGGCGAACTGGGCGTCCCCGGGCTCAAGCATGCCCTCGACTTCAACGGCTACTACGGCGGCCCGCCGCGCCTGCCGCTGCTCGCGCCCACGGCGGAAGTGAAGGCCGAGATCGAGCGCCTGCTGGAGTGCATCCGGAATTGA